One segment of Ricinus communis isolate WT05 ecotype wild-type chromosome 8, ASM1957865v1, whole genome shotgun sequence DNA contains the following:
- the LOC8264074 gene encoding classical arabinogalactan protein 10: MATGKFFIFTFFLLFISIQLAFSASPPSPPDSSPSPSPEQPPSDSPLSPSPAPSPSSNISESPHLPPSDSPISSPPAPPPSDLTPAPTPASTPSPANSPDSPAPAPSTEVSDVNHSNNVESDGGEEKSSGLNSGKKAGIAVGVIVAAGVVGVGALVYKKRQDNIRRSQYGYAARRELL, translated from the coding sequence ATGGCCACCGGCAAATTCTTTATCTTTAcattctttctccttttcatttctattCAACTCGCTTTCTCTGCATCTCCACCGTCACCGCCGGACTCATCTCCATCTCCTTCACCAGAACAACCTCCCTCCGATTCACCTTTATCTCCTTCTCCAGCGCCATCTCCATCATCAAACATCAGCGAATCTCCGCATCTTCCACCTTCAGATTCACCAATCTCATCACCGCCAGCACCTCCTCCGTCAGATCTGACACCTGCTCCTACTCCTGCTTCTACTCCTTCTCCGGCGAACTCTCCCGATAGTCCGGCACCAGCGCCATCGACAGAAGTGAGCGACGTGAATCACAGTAATAATGTGGAATCAGACGGCGGAGAAGAGAAATCATCGGGATTAAACAGTGGAAAGAAAGCAGGGATTGCAGTAGGGGTGATAGTAGCGGCTGGTGTTGTTGGAGTTGGTGCTTTGGTTTATAAGAAACGTCAAGATAATATTAGAAGGTCACAATATGGTTACGCTGCCAGAAGAGAGCTTCtttga